The proteins below come from a single Vitreimonas flagellata genomic window:
- a CDS encoding tetratricopeptide repeat protein, with translation MLKDRYGNSASTKSEAAMAKYNEALDLIRLYRGDPIAALDDAIAADPDFGGAWAARAGLLVQQTDKAYAEEAAKSIRAGAAANLNDRERLHLKAAQDWAEGRYNDGTMRLARIAQENPRDLLALQYAHVGCFFLGMQSELRDWPLQAMRAFTSGEDGYSYLLGMAAFGLEECGDYARADIYGRQAVAADPRDGWAVHAVAHVNEMRGDLEAGIPWLADNAQHWAPESGFAYHNWWHLGLLYLDQGDIAKVLKLFDEKVRPDTEAQVILEWIDASAMLWRLHLEGVDVGDRFDKLAACWQRAGEDTIYAFNDLHAIMAFLGAGRAIDAERTLKAMRAAAADGGDNAYMTRKVGLPLAEAFIAFEAGRYGECVDKIMATRGIAQRFGGSHAQRDVLTLTALHAALRGGFASTAEAIAAERLAHKPQSPWAGRLARQARQLSAKERAA, from the coding sequence ATGTTGAAAGATCGCTACGGCAATTCTGCTTCGACCAAGTCAGAGGCCGCGATGGCCAAGTATAACGAGGCGCTCGATCTCATCCGCCTCTATCGCGGCGACCCGATCGCGGCGCTGGATGACGCCATCGCCGCCGACCCCGATTTCGGCGGCGCCTGGGCCGCCCGCGCTGGGCTGCTCGTGCAGCAGACGGATAAGGCCTACGCCGAAGAGGCGGCCAAGAGCATCCGTGCCGGTGCGGCGGCCAATCTCAACGATCGCGAACGGCTGCATCTGAAGGCGGCGCAGGATTGGGCGGAAGGCCGTTACAATGACGGCACGATGCGCCTGGCCCGCATCGCCCAAGAAAATCCGCGCGATTTGCTGGCGCTGCAATACGCGCATGTCGGCTGCTTCTTCCTGGGCATGCAAAGTGAACTGCGCGATTGGCCGTTGCAGGCGATGCGCGCCTTCACCAGCGGCGAGGATGGCTATTCCTACCTATTGGGCATGGCCGCCTTTGGCCTTGAAGAATGCGGCGACTACGCGCGCGCCGACATCTATGGCCGCCAAGCTGTAGCGGCTGATCCGCGTGATGGTTGGGCCGTGCACGCCGTGGCGCACGTCAACGAAATGCGCGGCGATCTCGAAGCTGGCATTCCGTGGCTCGCCGACAATGCGCAGCATTGGGCGCCGGAGAGCGGCTTTGCCTATCACAATTGGTGGCATCTCGGCCTACTCTATCTCGACCAGGGCGACATTGCCAAAGTGCTGAAGCTTTTCGATGAGAAGGTCCGTCCCGACACCGAAGCTCAAGTGATCCTTGAATGGATCGACGCCTCGGCCATGCTTTGGCGGCTGCATCTCGAAGGCGTCGATGTCGGCGATCGTTTCGACAAGCTCGCGGCGTGTTGGCAGCGCGCGGGCGAGGACACGATCTACGCCTTCAACGATTTGCACGCGATCATGGCCTTCCTCGGCGCCGGCCGCGCCATCGACGCGGAGCGGACATTGAAAGCCATGCGCGCGGCCGCGGCTGACGGAGGCGACAATGCGTACATGACGCGCAAAGTCGGTCTGCCGTTGGCGGAGGCGTTCATCGCGTTCGAAGCCGGTCGTTACGGCGAGTGCGTGGACAAGATCATGGCCACGCGCGGCATCGCCCAACGCTTCGGCGGCAGCCACGCGCAGCGCGACGTGCTGACGCTCACGGCGCTGCACGCGGCGCTGCGCGGCGGGTTTGCTTCGACGGCGGAAGCCATCGCGGCGGAGCGCCTGGCGCACAAGCCGCAAAGTCCTTGGGCCGGGCGCCTTGCGCGCCAAGCCCGGCAGCTGAGCGCAAAAGAGCGCGCAGCTTGA
- a CDS encoding alpha/beta fold hydrolase gives MISDCAFVRLNNGLRLAYVEQGSRDGIAVVMLHGYSDTHRSFDLVRPLLPRAWRVIAVTQRGHGHSDKPQSDYAMDDFAGDVTALLDALEIERAVLVGHSMGAAVALRVAADRPDRVAGLALLSGFASFSANPGAVELFDLVEGFGDQIDPIFVRSFQASTMAAPMSQGFIEFVSNESMRCPVRAWKGAARAMAAHDPLADAGWVGAPSMLIWGDKDAFVPRADQHALRRALRGSRLITLSGAGHAPHWERTADTAACLRAFVTDIDEPRLYARTAS, from the coding sequence ATGATTTCGGATTGCGCCTTCGTGCGCCTGAACAATGGTTTGCGCTTGGCCTATGTCGAGCAGGGCTCCCGTGACGGCATCGCTGTGGTGATGCTGCACGGCTATTCCGACACGCACCGCTCGTTCGACCTGGTGCGGCCGCTTTTGCCCCGCGCCTGGCGCGTGATCGCCGTGACCCAACGAGGGCATGGCCATTCGGACAAGCCGCAGAGCGACTACGCGATGGATGATTTCGCCGGCGATGTGACGGCGTTGCTGGACGCGTTAGAGATCGAGCGCGCCGTGCTCGTCGGCCATTCGATGGGCGCGGCCGTCGCGCTGCGTGTGGCGGCGGATCGCCCGGATCGAGTGGCGGGCTTAGCGTTGCTGAGCGGCTTCGCCAGCTTCAGCGCCAATCCAGGTGCGGTTGAGCTTTTCGACCTAGTGGAAGGCTTTGGCGATCAGATCGACCCCATATTCGTGCGCAGTTTCCAAGCCAGCACGATGGCAGCGCCTATGTCGCAAGGCTTCATCGAGTTTGTCAGCAACGAAAGCATGCGCTGCCCGGTGCGCGCCTGGAAAGGCGCGGCGCGGGCGATGGCGGCGCACGATCCATTGGCGGATGCGGGCTGGGTCGGTGCGCCGTCGATGCTGATTTGGGGCGATAAAGATGCGTTTGTCCCGCGCGCGGATCAACATGCGTTGCGGCGCGCGCTGCGCGGCTCGCGCCTCATCACGCTCAGCGGCGCCGGCCACGCCCCGCATTGGGAGCGCACCGCCGACACCGCCGCGTGCCTGCGCGCCTTCGTCACCGATATCGACGAGCCGCGGCTCTACGCGCGGACGGCGTCCTAA
- a CDS encoding acyltransferase family protein, giving the protein MGLIRVALAMAVVLSHLPLVSTKFLSGGLAVQAFFIVSGFYMALVLDGKYKDVGLFYSNRLLRLLPSYFIIVALTMIAVFGFNASATLSPDLLETMFKNPITAFVMVVENIVMVGQEMLFWFSIDPNGAMVWDRRGPLPDDTTIVAWQGLFVPQAWSLSMELMFYALAPFLARAGWKWIAAICAASIGLRLAGAYIDVEYLLWQGRFFPTALFLFLLGMLAHKALPLAARLPKAVGWVTAAAVLAFIVLFPLLGWTHVTWRWAVYAIFAITTPFVFNAFKDVAWDRWIGDLSYPIYMTQLLVIGWVLTKEPPFGAWIAIGGTIALSVLLLLLVDHPIDCWRQRRAQKRNERSAAEAALPDAA; this is encoded by the coding sequence ATGGGCTTGATACGCGTGGCGTTGGCGATGGCGGTGGTGCTTTCGCACTTGCCGCTGGTGAGTACGAAATTTCTGAGCGGCGGCTTGGCGGTGCAAGCCTTTTTCATCGTCTCGGGCTTCTACATGGCGCTCGTGCTCGACGGAAAATACAAGGACGTCGGCCTCTTCTATTCCAATCGGTTGCTGCGCCTCTTGCCGAGCTATTTCATTATCGTGGCGCTGACCATGATCGCGGTGTTCGGCTTCAATGCGAGCGCCACACTCTCCCCCGATCTGTTGGAAACGATGTTCAAGAATCCGATCACTGCCTTTGTGATGGTCGTTGAGAACATCGTGATGGTCGGCCAGGAAATGCTGTTCTGGTTCTCGATCGATCCGAACGGCGCGATGGTGTGGGACAGGCGCGGACCGCTTCCGGACGATACCACGATCGTCGCCTGGCAAGGGCTTTTCGTGCCGCAAGCATGGAGCCTCTCGATGGAGCTCATGTTCTACGCGCTGGCGCCGTTCCTTGCCCGCGCCGGATGGAAATGGATCGCCGCGATATGCGCCGCCAGCATTGGGTTGCGCCTCGCTGGCGCCTACATCGACGTCGAATATCTGCTCTGGCAGGGCCGATTCTTTCCGACCGCGCTCTTCCTCTTCTTGCTCGGCATGCTGGCGCATAAAGCGCTGCCGCTCGCCGCGAGACTGCCCAAAGCCGTGGGCTGGGTCACTGCCGCAGCCGTGCTTGCCTTCATCGTGCTCTTCCCACTCCTGGGCTGGACGCACGTGACATGGCGCTGGGCGGTTTATGCGATCTTCGCCATCACGACGCCCTTCGTATTCAACGCATTCAAGGATGTCGCGTGGGATCGCTGGATCGGCGACCTTTCCTATCCGATCTATATGACGCAGCTCCTCGTCATCGGTTGGGTGCTGACGAAGGAGCCGCCATTCGGCGCATGGATCGCCATTGGCGGAACGATCGCGCTTTCCGTGTTGTTGCTGCTGCTTGTGGATCACCCGATCGATTGCTGGCGTCAGAGGCGTGCGCAGAAACGCAACGAGAGGAGCGCCGCCGAAGCAGCGCTCCCCGATGCGGCTTAG
- the def gene encoding peptide deformylase: protein MAIRPILVAPDPRLKQKSVPVEGPVTDAHRRLMDDMLETMYDAPGIGLAAIQIGEPLRIIVMDLAREDEPKAPRYFVNPEILWASEEVVPYEEGCLSVPDYYDDVERPRHVKIRYMDYNGKQIEEDAEGLYAVCIQHEMDHLEGVLFIDHLSRLKREKALNKLKKQRRAL, encoded by the coding sequence ATGGCCATTCGCCCCATTCTCGTCGCGCCCGACCCGCGCCTGAAGCAGAAATCCGTTCCGGTGGAAGGGCCGGTGACGGATGCGCATCGCCGCCTCATGGATGACATGCTGGAGACGATGTACGATGCGCCGGGCATTGGTCTGGCCGCGATCCAGATCGGCGAGCCGCTGCGTATTATTGTGATGGACCTCGCGCGCGAGGACGAGCCGAAAGCGCCGCGCTATTTCGTGAACCCGGAAATCCTGTGGGCGTCGGAAGAGGTCGTGCCTTATGAGGAAGGCTGCCTCTCGGTGCCGGACTATTACGATGATGTGGAGCGTCCGCGTCACGTGAAGATCCGTTACATGGATTATAACGGCAAGCAGATCGAAGAAGACGCCGAAGGCCTCTACGCGGTGTGCATCCAGCACGAGATGGATCACCTCGAAGGTGTGCTCTTTATCGACCACCTCTCGCGCCTGAAGCGCGAGAAGGCGCTTAACAAATTGAAGAAGCAGCGCCGCGCGCTTTAA
- the fmt gene encoding methionyl-tRNA formyltransferase gives MTLRLAFMGSPAFALPALAALIEAGHEIACVYSQPPRPAGRGKQERPTPVHAFAAERGLEVRTPKSLKRAEEQEAFAALKLDAAIVVAYGLILPKAILDSPRVGAFNLHGSLLPRWRGAAPIQRAIMAGDRVTGVQVMRMEEGLDTGPVLATAETPIEFEDNTSTLHDRLAGLGARLLVDTLEKVERGEAVERPQTESGVTYAHKITPAETRIDWTRPAREIDCMIRGLSPTPGAWFELKGARMKVLHSRLGIGKGAPGEALDDTLLIACGDGAVRLLKVQREGRAPLETEAFLRGQPVPVGSKLS, from the coding sequence ATGACGCTTCGCCTCGCCTTCATGGGTTCGCCCGCTTTTGCGCTGCCGGCCTTGGCCGCCTTGATCGAGGCTGGGCATGAGATCGCGTGCGTTTACTCGCAGCCGCCGCGCCCTGCAGGCCGCGGCAAGCAGGAGCGACCGACACCGGTGCATGCGTTCGCGGCGGAGCGCGGGCTTGAGGTGCGTACGCCGAAGAGTCTGAAGCGTGCGGAAGAGCAAGAAGCGTTCGCCGCGTTGAAGCTCGATGCCGCGATCGTCGTCGCGTATGGGCTAATTTTGCCGAAGGCGATCCTCGATTCGCCGCGCGTGGGCGCGTTCAATTTGCACGGCTCGTTGCTGCCACGTTGGCGCGGTGCGGCGCCCATCCAGCGCGCGATCATGGCGGGCGATCGTGTGACAGGCGTTCAGGTTATGCGCATGGAAGAAGGGCTCGACACCGGACCCGTTCTGGCGACCGCCGAAACGCCGATAGAATTCGAGGACAATACCTCGACTTTGCACGATAGATTGGCGGGACTTGGCGCGCGACTTTTGGTCGACACGCTCGAGAAGGTGGAGCGTGGAGAAGCTGTAGAAAGGCCACAAACCGAGAGTGGCGTCACGTACGCGCACAAGATCACACCCGCCGAGACGCGCATCGATTGGACGAGGCCCGCGCGCGAGATCGATTGCATGATCCGCGGCCTCTCACCGACGCCTGGCGCCTGGTTCGAACTGAAGGGCGCGCGCATGAAGGTGCTGCATTCGCGTCTCGGAATAGGAAAGGGCGCGCCAGGTGAAGCTTTGGACGACACGCTCCTGATTGCGTGTGGCGACGGTGCGGTGCGTTTGCTCAAGGTGCAGCGCGAAGGCCGGGCGCCGCTCGAAACTGAGGCGTTTTTGCGGGGACAACCCGTTCCTGTCGGTTCCAAGCTGTCATAA
- the truA gene encoding tRNA pseudouridine(38-40) synthase TruA — MRFKLTIEYDGGPFQGWQRLADGPSVQGALEDAVESLTGARADVIGAGRTDAGVHAYAQVAHVDIEKPFEAGRLPDALNAHLRPHPISILEAEEAAPDFHARFDAKLRAYRYRVTNRRAPLTFERGQSWRVPRALDVDAMQAAAERLIGRHDFTTFRDTQCQAKSPVKTLDVAEVTRDGEEVDFWFEAQSFLHRQVRSMVGTLIEVGVGRMSADDVARVLAAADRAQCGPVAPPDGLYLARVDY, encoded by the coding sequence ATGCGTTTCAAGCTGACCATCGAATATGACGGCGGCCCATTTCAGGGCTGGCAGCGTTTGGCGGATGGGCCGAGCGTGCAGGGTGCGCTTGAGGATGCGGTTGAGAGCCTGACCGGCGCGCGCGCCGACGTGATTGGCGCAGGGCGCACCGACGCTGGCGTGCACGCGTATGCGCAAGTCGCGCACGTCGATATCGAGAAGCCATTTGAGGCGGGGCGTTTGCCGGACGCGTTGAATGCGCATCTGCGTCCGCATCCGATTTCAATTCTTGAAGCGGAAGAGGCGGCGCCGGATTTTCATGCGCGCTTCGATGCGAAGCTGCGCGCCTATCGCTATCGCGTCACCAATCGCCGCGCGCCGCTGACGTTTGAACGCGGCCAATCCTGGCGTGTGCCGCGTGCGTTGGATGTGGACGCCATGCAGGCCGCTGCTGAACGGCTGATTGGGCGGCACGATTTTACGACGTTTCGCGATACCCAGTGCCAGGCCAAGTCACCGGTGAAAACACTCGACGTCGCGGAAGTGACGCGCGACGGCGAAGAGGTGGATTTCTGGTTCGAGGCGCAGAGCTTCCTGCATCGCCAAGTGCGCTCAATGGTCGGCACGTTGATCGAGGTCGGCGTCGGCAGAATGAGCGCCGACGATGTGGCGCGCGTGCTGGCGGCGGCGGATCGGGCGCAATGCGGGCCGGTGGCGCCGCCGGATGGGCTGTATCTGGCGCGCGTCGATTACTGA
- a CDS encoding VOC family protein, with protein sequence MSASLGMLSLLVRDYDEAIAYYTQKLGFTLIEDTRMSETKRWVIVAPSENDGARLLLAKAGNDTQQAFIGNQTGGRVFLFLYVLDFDATYARYRGAGVHFIETPRQEQYGKVIVFEDLYGNRWDMIERQ encoded by the coding sequence ATGAGCGCTTCGCTTGGCATGCTGAGCTTGCTCGTCCGCGACTACGACGAGGCGATCGCTTACTACACGCAAAAGCTCGGCTTCACGCTCATTGAAGACACACGCATGAGCGAGACCAAGCGCTGGGTTATCGTAGCGCCCTCCGAAAATGATGGCGCGCGCCTGCTTCTGGCGAAAGCCGGCAACGATACGCAGCAAGCCTTTATCGGCAATCAAACCGGCGGCCGCGTGTTTCTGTTTCTCTACGTCTTGGATTTCGACGCTACGTATGCGCGCTATCGCGGCGCCGGCGTGCACTTCATTGAGACGCCGCGCCAAGAGCAATACGGCAAAGTCATCGTGTTCGAAGATCTCTACGGCAATCGCTGGGATATGATCGAACGTCAGTAA
- the dapE gene encoding succinyl-diaminopimelate desuccinylase, with product MDARTLTDPIPLAQALMRCASVTPIEAGAMDVAEQALAKLGFRTRRMQFGAVDNLYARLGTAQPNFCFAGHLDVVPPGEGWASDPFAAEIRNGNLYGRGATDMKTAIAAMIAATETYLNRNGAPKGSISFLLTCDEEGPAVDGTKAVLEALAAEGEKLDHCVVGEPTSEERVGDVIKNGRRGSLNVVITIEGKQGHVAYPQRAVNPVTALIEACAALKARRLDEGAPGFDPSNLEVTSIDVGNAAHNVIPQRASAKLNIRFNTNHTGEALFAWIKETVDAAAARIGAKASFVIASQSVPFYTDPGDFTTMLVDSVRESFAIVPALTTTGGTSDARYIRNYAQVAELGLRNATAHMVDEHCAVEDVRTLARCYEAVLRRYFA from the coding sequence ATGGACGCCCGCACTCTTACCGATCCGATCCCGCTCGCCCAAGCCCTAATGCGTTGCGCTTCCGTGACGCCGATCGAGGCGGGCGCGATGGATGTGGCGGAACAGGCGCTCGCGAAGCTTGGCTTTCGCACACGCCGCATGCAATTCGGCGCCGTCGACAATCTCTATGCGCGTCTAGGCACTGCGCAGCCGAACTTCTGCTTCGCCGGCCACCTCGATGTCGTGCCGCCCGGCGAAGGCTGGGCGAGCGATCCATTCGCCGCCGAAATTCGCAACGGCAATCTTTACGGCCGCGGCGCCACCGACATGAAAACCGCGATCGCCGCCATGATCGCCGCCACCGAAACTTATCTGAACAGGAATGGCGCGCCGAAGGGCTCGATCTCCTTCCTGCTCACCTGCGACGAAGAAGGCCCCGCCGTCGATGGCACTAAGGCCGTGCTCGAAGCGCTCGCCGCCGAAGGCGAGAAGCTTGATCATTGCGTCGTTGGCGAACCCACGAGCGAAGAGCGCGTCGGCGACGTCATCAAGAACGGCCGACGCGGCAGCCTCAATGTCGTGATCACGATCGAAGGCAAGCAGGGGCACGTCGCCTATCCGCAGCGCGCCGTGAACCCCGTGACGGCTTTGATTGAGGCCTGCGCTGCGTTGAAGGCGCGCCGCTTGGACGAAGGCGCCCCCGGTTTCGATCCGTCGAACCTAGAAGTCACCAGCATTGATGTCGGCAATGCGGCGCACAATGTGATCCCGCAGCGCGCCAGCGCCAAGCTCAATATCCGCTTCAACACCAATCACACAGGCGAAGCCCTGTTCGCCTGGATCAAGGAAACGGTCGACGCGGCAGCCGCCCGCATTGGCGCGAAGGCCAGCTTCGTCATCGCCTCGCAAAGCGTGCCCTTCTATACCGACCCCGGTGATTTCACCACGATGCTAGTTGATTCCGTACGCGAGAGCTTCGCCATCGTGCCTGCGCTCACGACGACGGGCGGCACCTCGGACGCGCGCTATATCCGCAATTACGCGCAAGTTGCCGAGCTCGGTCTGCGCAACGCCACCGCGCATATGGTCGATGAGCATTGCGCTGTCGAAGACGTGCGCACTTTGGCGCGTTGCTATGAGGCGGTGCTGCGCCGGTACTTCGCATGA
- a CDS encoding DUF418 domain-containing protein, whose product MSDVAPVQEQSRIKSLDVMRGFAVLGILIVNAAYFAAPWQTGLNPSLPPLAVTEETLWSWFIMHVFFEFKCITLFSLLFGVSIYLVGGERGDKARGALLRSRLFWLLIFGLIHATLIWNGDILVTYALTGFFVMLARSWSPRTLFMVGGLLLVVSIGMQSMFALFMDFIPSPKLAEIEAQIYTPSPEAIAATIAAYQGGLLSAVQENVSTWLEFLANSLVVLIVRTAGVMMIGLALYKLGFLSGNARAWVYWLFVVLGAAALGVIGYQAWLNAEGGFTFRHMMAGGGFANTALAIFGSLGYASLLILLVKAGAKLITEPLAAVGRMAFTNYLTQSLIMTTIFWGGRGFGLYGEVDRPTLMAIVVAVWVLQLIWSPLWLARFQMGPFEWVWRRLSYGRSVAMART is encoded by the coding sequence ATGAGCGATGTTGCGCCCGTTCAGGAGCAAAGTCGGATCAAGAGCCTCGACGTCATGCGCGGCTTCGCCGTGCTGGGCATCCTGATTGTCAACGCCGCCTATTTCGCAGCGCCCTGGCAGACTGGGCTCAACCCCTCGCTGCCGCCGCTGGCCGTGACCGAGGAGACGCTCTGGTCCTGGTTCATCATGCACGTGTTCTTCGAGTTCAAGTGCATCACGCTGTTCTCGCTCTTGTTCGGGGTGAGCATCTATCTGGTTGGCGGTGAGCGCGGGGATAAGGCGCGAGGCGCGCTGCTGCGGTCACGCCTTTTCTGGCTGCTGATCTTCGGCCTCATCCACGCGACCTTGATCTGGAACGGCGACATTCTCGTGACCTATGCGCTGACGGGTTTTTTCGTCATGCTGGCGCGCTCATGGTCGCCGCGCACCTTGTTCATGGTGGGCGGCCTATTGCTGGTCGTATCGATCGGCATGCAGAGCATGTTTGCGCTGTTCATGGATTTCATTCCGTCGCCAAAGCTCGCGGAGATCGAGGCGCAGATTTACACGCCCTCGCCGGAAGCCATCGCGGCGACGATTGCAGCGTATCAAGGCGGGTTGCTTAGCGCGGTGCAAGAGAACGTTTCGACTTGGCTGGAGTTCTTGGCCAATTCGCTCGTCGTGCTGATCGTGCGCACGGCGGGCGTGATGATGATTGGTCTTGCGCTCTATAAACTCGGCTTTCTCTCCGGTAATGCGCGCGCGTGGGTGTATTGGCTCTTCGTGGTGCTCGGCGCTGCCGCGCTTGGCGTCATTGGCTATCAAGCGTGGCTGAACGCGGAGGGCGGCTTCACGTTTCGCCACATGATGGCGGGTGGCGGCTTCGCGAACACGGCGCTGGCCATCTTTGGCTCGCTTGGTTACGCGAGTCTACTGATCCTGTTGGTGAAGGCGGGCGCGAAACTCATCACCGAGCCGCTCGCCGCCGTGGGCCGCATGGCGTTCACGAATTATCTGACGCAATCTTTGATCATGACGACAATCTTCTGGGGCGGGCGCGGGTTTGGGCTCTATGGCGAAGTCGATCGCCCGACCTTGATGGCTATTGTCGTCGCCGTTTGGGTGCTGCAATTGATCTGGTCGCCGCTTTGGCTGGCGCGGTTCCAGATGGGGCCGTTCGAATGGGTTTGGCGCAGGCTCTCGTATGGGCGGTCTGTGGCGATGGCGAGAACATGA
- the dapD gene encoding 2,3,4,5-tetrahydropyridine-2,6-dicarboxylate N-succinyltransferase: MSNSDLSTAIEAAWARRTELTPASKGADVEAVEAALDLLDSGQARVAERAADGAWITHQWLKKAVLLSFRTTANQLIGAAGGNGDPSPGPYWDKVHSKFLGWGATSFEKAGFRAVPGAVARRGSFIGKNVVLMPSFVNIGAYVDEGTMVDTWATVGSCAQIGKNVHLSGGAGIGGVLEPLQANPTIIEDGCFIGARSEVAEGVIVREGAVLAMGTFISQSTKIVDRATGEITRGEVPAYSVVVPGSLPDPNGGPSLACVVIVKRVDAQTRAKTGVNELLRD; this comes from the coding sequence ATGAGCAATTCCGATCTATCCACCGCCATCGAAGCCGCCTGGGCTCGGCGTACTGAACTCACGCCCGCGAGCAAAGGCGCCGACGTGGAGGCAGTCGAGGCTGCGCTCGACCTATTGGATTCCGGCCAAGCACGTGTCGCCGAACGCGCCGCCGATGGCGCTTGGATCACGCACCAATGGCTCAAGAAGGCCGTGCTGCTGTCCTTCCGCACAACCGCCAACCAACTCATCGGCGCGGCCGGCGGCAACGGCGATCCGTCGCCTGGACCTTACTGGGACAAAGTGCATTCCAAATTTTTGGGCTGGGGCGCGACCTCGTTCGAGAAGGCCGGCTTCCGCGCGGTGCCTGGCGCGGTCGCGCGTCGCGGCAGCTTCATCGGTAAGAATGTCGTGCTGATGCCGAGCTTCGTGAACATCGGCGCCTATGTCGATGAAGGCACGATGGTCGACACCTGGGCCACCGTCGGCTCATGCGCGCAGATTGGCAAAAACGTCCATTTAAGTGGCGGCGCCGGCATTGGCGGCGTGCTTGAGCCGCTGCAAGCCAACCCCACCATCATCGAAGACGGTTGCTTCATCGGCGCGCGTTCGGAAGTGGCCGAGGGCGTCATCGTGCGCGAAGGCGCGGTGTTGGCGATGGGCACGTTCATCAGCCAAAGCACCAAGATCGTGGACCGCGCGACAGGCGAGATCACGCGCGGCGAAGTGCCCGCCTATTCTGTCGTCGTGCCCGGCTCACTGCCCGATCCGAACGGCGGGCCGAGCCTCGCCTGTGTCGTGATCGTGAAACGCGTCGACGCGCAAACGCGCGCAAAGACCGGCGTGAACGAGCTGCTGCGTGATTAG
- a CDS encoding SDR family oxidoreductase, which yields MSAFKDGLLNGKVAFIAGGTSGINLGIATRMAELGAKVAVAGRDPEKAQRAAAGIGHGAVGYSMDVRDYAATRAVMEQIHSAWGPMDIVVSGAAGNFLSPAAGLSANGFKTVVDIDLLGTFNVFRGCYDLITKPGASLIAITAGQAVNPMMMQIHACAAKAGVNQVIRVMAMEWGPEGVRVNGISPGPIAGTEGMARLAPNPEVTKALTGRIPLRRFGEIGEIAESAVFLCSDSAAYITGTILDCEGGSQLGDARSPFERA from the coding sequence ATGAGCGCATTCAAGGACGGGCTGCTGAACGGCAAAGTGGCGTTCATCGCGGGCGGTACGAGCGGCATTAATCTGGGCATCGCCACGCGCATGGCTGAGCTGGGCGCAAAAGTCGCCGTGGCGGGTCGTGATCCGGAAAAGGCGCAGCGCGCCGCGGCGGGCATTGGGCATGGCGCCGTTGGGTATTCCATGGACGTGCGCGATTACGCAGCGACGCGCGCGGTGATGGAGCAAATCCACAGCGCCTGGGGCCCGATGGATATCGTCGTGTCGGGCGCGGCGGGGAATTTCCTTTCGCCGGCGGCGGGCCTGTCGGCGAACGGCTTCAAGACGGTGGTCGATATCGATCTGCTTGGCACGTTCAACGTGTTTCGCGGCTGCTATGATCTCATCACGAAACCGGGCGCCTCGCTGATCGCGATCACGGCGGGCCAAGCCGTCAATCCGATGATGATGCAGATCCACGCCTGCGCGGCGAAGGCGGGCGTCAATCAAGTCATTCGCGTGATGGCGATGGAATGGGGCCCGGAGGGCGTGCGCGTGAACGGCATATCGCCGGGGCCCATCGCCGGCACTGAAGGCATGGCGCGACTCGCGCCCAATCCTGAAGTTACCAAAGCGCTGACCGGGCGCATCCCGCTGCGCCGTTTCGGCGAGATCGGCGAGATCGCGGAAAGCGCTGTGTTCCTGTGCAGTGATTCAGCCGCCTACATCACAGGCACGATTTTGGATTGCGAAGGCGGCTCACAATTGGGCGACGCACGCAGCCCGTTTGAGCGGGCTTAA